From the genome of Fusarium keratoplasticum isolate Fu6.1 chromosome 11, whole genome shotgun sequence, one region includes:
- a CDS encoding Polysaccharide lyase family 9 yields MAFLKLTPTLLLAIVSGASAKDIFVSPTGSGSGTLDAPYGSIQSAVNAAKAGDTIYLRKGTYAPTTNIQFKTSGSKGSPITVRPYQSEKVVIDGENLPGTPKKLDEALPNGERGIFHIQNANYWSFYNLELINGPYGIYARDASNNYYEGLSTHDNYETGFQLEGASANNVVVNLDSYRNRDPRKNGESADGFACKDGKGEGNVLRNARLWDNVDDGLDLFMFGSPVTLEEVYAWGNGYNRWGFSPFEGDGNGFKLGIKNNPPANHIVKNCIAFDNLKKGFIDNGNPGTLTFERNTAWNNGDVGYNMKSSSSQMNNNIAASNAVSQVSLISSVKQSGNSWNDKTTWNDKSFKSTDSSTLKGARGSDGRVKASDFLIPTSGKAIGATTKAKV; encoded by the exons ATGGCGTTTCTGAAGCTTACCCCGACTCTTCTCCTGGCTATCGTCAGTGGGGCCTCTGCCAAGGACATCTTTGTCTCCCCCACTGGCTCTGGTTCTGGTACCCTTGATGCTCCCTATGGCTCTATCCAGTCTGCCGTGAACGCGGCCAAGGCTGGTGACACCATCTACCTGCGAAAGGGTACCTATGCTCCCACGACAAACATCCAGTTCAAGACGAGCGGAAGCAAGGGCTCCCCCATCACTGTCCGACCTTACCAGAGCGAGAAGGTTGTCATTGACGGTGAGAACCTTCCTGG TACTCCCAAGAAGCTGGACGAGGCCCTGCCCAATGGTGAGCGAGGCATCTTCCACATCCAGAACGCCAACTACTGGTCTTTCTACAACCTGGA GCTGATCAACGGCCCCTACGGCATCTACGCCCGTGATGCCTCCAACAACTACTACGAGGGTCTCTCCACCCACGACAACtacgagactggctttcaGCTCGAGGGTGCTTCCGCCAACAACGTTGTCGTGAACCTCGACTCTTACCGCAACCGCGATCCCCGCAAGAACGGTGAGAGCGCCGACGGCTTCGCCtgcaaggacggcaagggtGAGGGTAACGTCCTCCGCAACGCCCGTCTCTGGGACAATGTCGATGACGGTCTTGACCTGTTCATGTTCGGCTCCCCCGTCACTCTGGAGGAGGTCTACGCCTGGGGCAACGGTTACAACCGCTGGGGCTTCAGCCCCTTTGAGGGTGATGGCAACGGCTTCAAGCTAGGCATCAAGAACAACCCTCCCGCCAACCACATTGTCAAGAACTGCATTGCCTTTGACAACCTTAAGAAGGGCTTCATCGACAACGGCAACCCCGGCACTCTGACCTTTGAGCGCAACACTGCCTGGAACAACGGCGATGTTGGCTACAACATGAAGAGCTCCTCTTCTCAGATGAACAACAACATTGCTGCCTCCAACGCTGTCTCCCAGGTCAGCTTGATCAGCAGCGTCAAGCAGTCTGGAAACTCTTGGAACGACAAGACTACCTGGAACGACAAGTCCTTCAAGAGCACCGACTCTTCTACCCTCAAGGGTGCTCGTGGCAGCGACGGTCGGGTCAAGGCTAGCGATTTCCTTATCCCCACCAGCGGCAAGGCCATTGGTGCtaccaccaaggccaaggtttAA
- a CDS encoding HET domain-containing protein, whose protein sequence is METFRQHAQEYQLHTCQHCEKFIVDTAKAANSTNRETSLGSFHIPGAQVFTAATNTCGLFQACIVTLKNDLTRRLLVDAVTEETACQFTLVVTLWYIRRADGGHGMTLEGAWRRDEPRGWLTDGVTRFNLWPRKDAPTMDRFTSHVVQPAVSSSKSFSKMQTSLNECLSSHAKYSPIWAALSYCWGGPQKAQTTSQNVNERYQAIDLGEMPLTLRDAIRTCRELNLPYLWIDSMCIIQDDEDDKAREINKMPEVYQGALVTLSASCSTTCHGGFLHDRLHPAPGVALPMRCSEGVYDIIQAVKWRPAVGEPIDMRAWTFQEQALSERIIDYGSQRASYFCNSSGKKQRFGMLPPPTDDLLRQEWAHTVEKYSARQLTFANDRLNALAAVASRFSKAAGLSTSEYVAGLWKPSLIRGLLWSVKAGQRRTKPTGGPSFSWASHLMEVEWRPEMWERDTRRETACVLEIEVVVSNSLLPLGSVASSRLTINGPLVYTTLSFPSGAALILHDDGGQHSVRLILDNEDETNASLSSVWLLELLFKVGRETIMGPGPDTRFGLVLRATKHGQFTRIGIYSEWVPQDIPVASHKPRNDVCERCKEIFHAKVSRVELV, encoded by the exons ATGGAAACATTCCGTCAGCATGCTCAAGAATATCAGCTTCATACGTGCCAACACTGCGAGAAATTCATTGTAGACACGGCCAAGGCCGCGAACTCGACGAATCGCGAGACTAGCCTTGGTTCGTTTCACATTCCCGGAGCGCAGGTTTTtacagcagcaacaaacaCCTGCGGGCTCTTCCAAGCATGTATTGTCACTCTCAAGAACGATCTCACACGAAGACTCCTAGTGGACGCTGTTACCGAGGAAACCGCCTGTCAATTCACACTCGTGGTGACGCTCTGGTACATTCGCAGGGCAGATGGTGGCCATGGGATGACCCTGGAAGGAGCCTGGAGACGAGATGAACCGAGGGGCTGGCTTACTGATGGCGTCACTAGATTTAATCTATGGCCTCGGAAGG ATGCTCCCACAATGGACAGATTTACGTCACATGTGGTTCAGCCGGCTGtcagctcctcaaagtcATTCTCGAAAATGCAAACGTCGCTAAATGAGTGCTTGAGCTCACATGCCAAGT ACAGCCCGATCTGGGCTGCCTTGTCCTACTGCTGGGGTGGTCCCCAGAAAGCCCAGACAACGAGCCAGAATGTCAATGAACGCTACCAAGCCATTGACCTTGGAGAGATGCCCCTGACGCTCCGCGACGCCATCCGCACATGCCGTGAACTGAATCTCCCTTATCTCTGGATAGATTCCATGTGTATCATccaggatgatgaggacgacaAAGCCAGAGAGATCAACAAGATGCCCGAGGTCTACCAAGGAGCCCTAGTTACTCTGTCCGCATCTTGTTCAACTACCTGCCACGGAGGGTTTCTGCACGATCGGCTTCATCCGGCCCCGGGAGTAGCGTTACCCATGAGATGTTCTGAGGGTGTTTACGACATTATCCAGGCGGTCAAGTGGAGACCTGCGGTAGGCGAACCCATTGACATGAGAGCATGGACCTTTCAGGAACAGGCTCTGTCTGAGAGGATCATTGACTATGGGAGCCAAAGAGCTTCATACTTCTGCAATAGTTCTGGCAAGAAGCAGCGCTTTGGAATGCTCCCGCCCCCGACAGATGACCTCCTCCGGCAGGAGTGGGCACATACTGTGGAAAAGTACTCGGCGCGCCAGTTAACATTTGCCAATGATAGGCTGAATGCTCTTGCAGCAGTGGCGAGTCGCTTCTCTAAGGCAGCTGGTCTATCCACGTCGGAATACGTGGCCGGGCTATGGAAGCCATCCCTTATTCGAGGACTTCTCTGGAGCGTCAAAGCTGGCCAGCGACGAACAAAGCCGACGGGTGGACCATCATTCTCATGGGCTTCGCACTTGATGGAAGTAGAATGGCGTCCCGAGATGTGGGAGAGAGACACGCGGCGAGAAACCGCGTGCGTCTTGGAGATTGAAGTTGTAGTCTCAAATTCCCTACTGCCTTTGGGAAGTGTTGCTAGCAGCCGGCTCACCATCAACGGTCCTCTGGTCTACACCACcctctcttttccctctgGAGCTGCCCTAATTCTtcatgacgatggcggcCAGCATTCAGTAAGGCTTATCCTTGACAACGAGGATGAGACAAACGCATCATTGTCGTCGGTCTGGTTGCTAGAATTGCTATTCAAGGTAGGACGGGAGACTATCATGGGACCTGGGCCCGATACACGATTTGGGCTAGTACTCAGAGCAACAAAACATGGACAGTTCACGAGGATTGGGATATATAGTGAGTGGGTTCCCCAGGACATCCCGGTTGCGAGTCATAAACCTCGCAACGACGTGTGTGAACGCTGCAAGGAGATTTTTCACGCCAAGGTTTCTAGAGTTGAGCTTGTTTAA